A portion of the Opitutus sp. ER46 genome contains these proteins:
- a CDS encoding SDR family NAD(P)-dependent oxidoreductase — MNAGNDHFVVVLAVHVSAFVLGFQSPARRRTVGKASLCFNVPTSLSEVLQSFSSAVITGGSSGLGQAFIGHARKVHPGLRICNLSRRSPENFSASSELKHIACDLSRMGEVEHAASQVIAWLEGTPRGRVLLINNSGFGAYGRFPEPNLTRQLEMIDVNVRAVVELTGRLLPVLKQRGGAIVTIASTAAFQPTAYAATYGASKAFVLHWSLALNEELRGTGVRALAVCPGPTETAFFRAAGLRDGAVSPALSMTADEVVALTMDALGRGRSQLVTGWKNRAYTFAASKLPKPLAARLAAMVLGRYRRDRVAL, encoded by the coding sequence ATGAATGCCGGAAACGATCACTTCGTGGTTGTTTTGGCTGTTCATGTTTCTGCGTTTGTTTTGGGTTTCCAAAGCCCGGCGCGGCGCCGGACCGTGGGAAAAGCATCCCTTTGTTTCAACGTGCCCACCTCGCTAAGCGAAGTCCTCCAATCCTTTTCCTCTGCTGTCATCACCGGCGGGTCTTCCGGCCTTGGGCAGGCATTCATCGGGCACGCGCGGAAGGTGCACCCGGGGCTGCGGATTTGCAACCTGTCGCGCCGTTCGCCGGAGAACTTTTCTGCGTCATCCGAGCTGAAGCACATCGCCTGTGACCTGTCCCGCATGGGGGAGGTTGAGCATGCCGCAAGCCAAGTCATCGCCTGGCTGGAAGGTACTCCGAGGGGGCGGGTCCTGCTCATCAACAATAGTGGTTTCGGCGCATATGGCCGGTTTCCTGAGCCAAATCTTACGCGGCAGCTCGAAATGATTGATGTGAACGTCCGGGCGGTCGTGGAACTGACCGGAAGGCTGCTGCCGGTGCTGAAGCAGCGTGGCGGGGCGATCGTGACGATCGCGTCGACCGCGGCGTTTCAGCCGACGGCGTACGCGGCGACCTACGGGGCGTCGAAGGCGTTCGTGCTGCACTGGAGCCTGGCGTTGAACGAGGAATTGCGCGGCACCGGGGTGAGGGCGCTGGCCGTGTGTCCGGGACCGACCGAGACGGCCTTCTTTCGCGCGGCCGGGCTGCGCGACGGGGCGGTCTCGCCGGCGTTGAGCATGACGGCGGACGAGGTCGTCGCGCTGACGATGGATGCGCTGGGCCGGGGCCGCAGCCAGCTGGTGACCGGATGGAAGAACCGGGCGTACACGTTTGCCGCGTCGAAACTTCCGAAACCGCTGGCGGCGCGCCTCGCGGCGATGGTCCTAGGCCGCT
- the raiA gene encoding ribosome-associated translation inhibitor RaiA, with protein MNSQNNHEVIVSGIHLELTPSLKTFVREKAERLFRHEERIVRVRVELECDRSAAIGMQFKAKGHIEIHGPDMNAVVQTDDCHKAISMLVDKLDRMLQRRHQLHRVKRNHPHAVELNSTLPKVVT; from the coding sequence ATGAACAGCCAAAACAACCACGAAGTGATCGTTTCCGGCATTCATCTTGAGCTGACCCCGTCACTCAAGACATTCGTCCGCGAGAAAGCCGAACGTCTCTTCCGCCATGAGGAGCGCATCGTGCGCGTCCGCGTGGAACTGGAATGCGACCGCAGCGCTGCGATCGGCATGCAGTTCAAGGCTAAGGGCCACATCGAGATCCACGGGCCCGATATGAATGCGGTCGTTCAGACCGATGACTGCCACAAGGCTATTTCCATGCTGGTCGACAAACTCGACCGGATGCTCCAGCGACGTCACCAACTCCATCGCGTCAAACGCAACCACCCTCACGCCGTCGAGCTGAACTCGACGCTGCCCAAGGTCGTCACCTAG
- the mgrA gene encoding L-glyceraldehyde 3-phosphate reductase yields the protein MPYVPAPSRYSNPALYRRCGRSGLQLPALSLGLWHNFGAVDDFANSRALILRAFDLGITHFDLANNYGPPPGSAEETFGRVLHADLAAYRDELIISTKAGYTMWEGPYGDWGSRKYLLASLDQSLRRMRLDYVDIFYSHRPDPHTPLEETMAALDHAVRQGKALYVGLSNYNAEQTARAARILRELGTPCLIHQPKYHMFDRWIEGGLTRVLAEEGIGSIAFCPLAQGLLTNRYLNGIPADARAARDPRFLKPEHITEEKLGKIRQLDTLAKRRGQSVAQLALSWVLRDPVVTSALIGASKVSQIEENVAALQAPALNVEEIATIERILSGQVFA from the coding sequence ATGCCCTACGTCCCCGCCCCTTCCCGCTACTCGAACCCGGCGTTGTACCGGCGCTGCGGTCGCAGCGGCCTCCAGCTTCCCGCGCTTTCCCTCGGCCTCTGGCACAACTTCGGCGCGGTCGACGACTTCGCGAACAGTCGCGCGCTGATCCTGCGGGCGTTCGACCTGGGCATCACCCACTTCGATCTCGCCAATAACTACGGCCCGCCCCCCGGCTCGGCCGAGGAGACATTCGGCCGCGTCCTGCATGCCGATCTCGCCGCCTACCGCGACGAGCTCATCATTTCCACCAAGGCCGGTTATACGATGTGGGAGGGCCCCTACGGTGACTGGGGCTCCCGTAAGTACCTGCTCGCCTCCCTTGATCAGAGCCTGCGCCGGATGCGCCTCGATTACGTCGACATTTTCTACTCGCACCGACCCGATCCGCACACGCCCCTCGAGGAAACGATGGCAGCCCTCGACCACGCCGTCCGCCAGGGCAAGGCGCTGTACGTCGGCCTCTCCAACTACAATGCCGAGCAGACCGCCCGCGCCGCGCGCATCCTGCGCGAACTCGGCACGCCCTGCCTCATTCACCAGCCGAAGTACCACATGTTCGACCGCTGGATCGAGGGTGGGCTCACGCGCGTCCTCGCCGAGGAGGGCATTGGCTCCATCGCCTTCTGCCCGCTCGCCCAAGGGCTTCTCACCAATCGCTATCTCAACGGCATCCCCGCCGACGCCCGCGCCGCCCGCGATCCGCGCTTCCTGAAGCCGGAACACATCACCGAGGAGAAGCTCGGCAAGATCCGGCAGCTCGACACCCTCGCCAAGCGCCGGGGTCAGTCCGTCGCCCAGCTGGCGCTTTCCTGGGTGCTCCGCGACCCGGTCGTCACCTCCGCGCTCATCGGCGCCAGCAAGGTCAGCCAGATCGAGGAGAACGTCGCCGCGCTTCAGGCCCCCGCCCTCAACGTCGAGGAGATCGCCACCATCGAGCGCATCCTCAGCGGCCAGGTCTTCGCCTGA
- a CDS encoding AarF/UbiB family protein yields the protein MKLSAHHLKRYREIAALLWKYGRSDLVARLKVDDELTPDQPAANQNVSPEQLADDLEAMGPTYVKLGQVLAGRPDLIPEPYRKALARLQDNVKPFPYEDVERIVVAELGVRISKAFARFDPEPIAAASLGQVHFAHLRDGRPVVVKIQRPDIRPAIAHDFEVMEQIAAMLDAHTEAGRRYRFSSVVEEFRLTIQNELNYEREAQNLIAVRHNLEEFENIRVPEPILDYTTRNILTMEYVTGRKITSLTPLARLDVKGEPLCEDLFRAYLKQVLIDGLFHADPHPGNVFLTDDGRLALLDLGMVGHTTPQMQEHLLKLLFALSDGNSDTAAEIVTQISERADDFDAQAFRHQITKLVAQRRDQALQQMQIGRSLLEVSKNAAENGLHVPSELTLLGKTLIQLDEIGRILAPDFDPNGSVRRNLDELMVRRLKKDASKGNLMGSMLEMKGFVGALPGRLNRIFDVITNAELEVKVRSLDTKVVMEGMQKIANRITTGLVLAALIIGAAQLMRVETPFRLFGYPGIAILCFLGAAAGGFWLVISIFVQDYKTRKRLTPR from the coding sequence ATGAAGCTCTCCGCCCATCATCTGAAACGTTACCGGGAAATCGCCGCGCTCCTCTGGAAGTACGGCCGCTCCGATCTCGTCGCCCGCCTCAAGGTCGACGACGAGCTCACCCCGGACCAACCTGCCGCCAACCAGAACGTCAGCCCGGAGCAGCTCGCCGACGACCTCGAGGCCATGGGCCCGACCTACGTGAAGCTCGGCCAGGTCCTCGCCGGCCGCCCCGACCTCATTCCCGAGCCCTACCGCAAGGCCCTCGCCCGGCTGCAGGATAACGTGAAGCCGTTTCCCTATGAGGACGTCGAGCGGATCGTGGTCGCCGAGCTGGGCGTGCGCATCTCGAAAGCCTTCGCCCGCTTCGATCCCGAACCCATCGCCGCCGCCTCCCTCGGCCAGGTGCATTTTGCCCACCTCCGCGACGGCCGCCCGGTCGTCGTGAAGATCCAGCGGCCCGACATTCGCCCGGCCATCGCTCACGATTTCGAGGTGATGGAGCAGATTGCCGCCATGCTCGACGCCCACACCGAGGCCGGCCGGCGCTACCGCTTCAGTTCCGTCGTCGAGGAGTTCCGCCTCACCATCCAGAACGAGCTCAACTACGAGCGCGAGGCCCAGAACCTGATCGCCGTCCGCCACAACCTCGAGGAGTTCGAGAACATCCGCGTGCCGGAACCCATCCTCGACTACACCACGCGCAACATCCTCACGATGGAGTACGTGACCGGCCGGAAGATCACGTCGCTCACGCCGCTCGCCCGCCTCGACGTCAAGGGGGAGCCGCTGTGCGAGGATCTGTTCCGCGCCTACCTCAAGCAGGTCCTCATCGACGGGCTGTTTCACGCCGATCCCCACCCGGGCAACGTCTTTCTCACCGACGACGGCCGTCTCGCCCTCCTCGACCTCGGCATGGTCGGCCACACCACGCCGCAGATGCAGGAGCATCTGCTCAAGCTCCTGTTCGCCCTCAGCGACGGCAACAGCGACACCGCCGCCGAGATCGTCACCCAGATCAGCGAACGTGCCGACGACTTCGACGCCCAGGCCTTCCGCCACCAAATCACCAAACTCGTCGCCCAGCGCCGCGACCAGGCGCTGCAGCAGATGCAGATCGGCCGTTCCCTCCTCGAGGTCAGCAAGAACGCCGCCGAAAACGGGCTTCACGTCCCGAGCGAGCTCACCCTCCTCGGCAAGACCCTCATCCAGCTCGATGAGATCGGCCGCATCCTCGCGCCCGACTTCGATCCCAACGGTTCCGTCCGCCGCAATCTCGACGAGCTCATGGTCCGCCGGCTCAAGAAGGACGCCAGCAAGGGCAACCTCATGGGCTCGATGCTCGAGATGAAGGGCTTCGTCGGTGCCCTGCCGGGCCGCCTCAACCGCATCTTCGACGTCATCACCAACGCCGAGCTCGAGGTGAAGGTCCGCTCCCTCGACACCAAGGTCGTGATGGAGGGCATGCAGAAGATCGCCAACCGGATCACCACCGGCCTCGTCCTCGCCGCCCTCATCATCGGTGCCGCACAGCTCATGCGCGTCGAGACGCCCTTCCGCCTCTTCGGCTACCCCGGCATCGCCATTCTCTGCTTCCTCGGCGCCGCCGCCGGCGGGTTCTGGCTCGTGATCAGCATTTTTGTCCAAGACTACAAAACCCGGAAACGCCTGACGCCGCGTTGA
- a CDS encoding glycosyltransferase produces MSQPTWPRASHSDANPLLLPGRQPRPTPAAEKPGSTRHREPPVSPSLPPIIAFSHLSWNWVWQRPQQFLSRFARQQRLLFVETYCSDVPATRIDLVPVAGHPNVTLAQMHLPSARWSDGAFIDAERRRALKATLGTSLRGRFERPLLWFYDPMAVVAFAGHLHERAIVYDCMDELSQFRGAPPELLLRERLLLEAADVVFCGGQKMRRRRLPVNPNTHFFGTGVDCDHFGAALDPSLTLAPEVAALGAAPVLGYFGVIDERIDYELLAALADARDDWHVVMIGPHAKVDPATFPRRPNLHWIGPRDYAQLPALTKGFSVALMPFALNAATEYINPTKALEYIAAGRPVVSTALDEVRLNFGRVARIASSRAEFIALCAAEVASPSRARIARGRKLAADNTWDAIAARMQALIEPVLAAEDATAAATDQTLPTSALPNLAYV; encoded by the coding sequence ATGTCGCAACCGACCTGGCCCCGCGCCTCCCACTCCGACGCCAACCCTCTGCTCCTTCCCGGCCGTCAGCCTCGTCCGACGCCCGCCGCCGAGAAGCCGGGCAGTACGCGCCATCGTGAGCCGCCCGTCTCCCCGTCCCTGCCGCCAATTATCGCGTTCTCCCACCTGTCCTGGAATTGGGTGTGGCAGCGCCCGCAGCAGTTCCTCTCGCGCTTCGCCCGCCAGCAGCGGCTTCTCTTTGTCGAAACCTACTGCAGCGATGTGCCGGCGACGCGCATCGATCTCGTGCCCGTCGCGGGCCATCCCAACGTCACGCTCGCCCAGATGCACCTGCCATCCGCCCGCTGGTCCGACGGCGCGTTCATCGACGCCGAGCGGCGCCGCGCACTCAAGGCCACGCTCGGCACCTCTCTGCGCGGTCGGTTCGAGCGACCCCTGCTCTGGTTCTACGACCCCATGGCCGTCGTCGCCTTCGCCGGCCACCTCCACGAGCGCGCCATCGTGTACGACTGCATGGACGAGCTCTCCCAGTTCCGCGGCGCACCGCCCGAACTGCTCCTGCGCGAACGGCTCCTCCTCGAGGCCGCCGACGTCGTGTTCTGCGGCGGCCAGAAGATGCGCCGCCGCCGTCTGCCCGTGAATCCCAACACCCACTTTTTCGGCACCGGCGTCGACTGCGACCACTTCGGCGCGGCCCTCGACCCCTCCCTGACGCTCGCGCCCGAGGTCGCCGCCCTCGGCGCCGCCCCCGTGCTCGGCTACTTTGGCGTCATCGACGAGCGCATCGATTATGAACTCCTCGCCGCGCTCGCCGACGCGCGGGACGACTGGCACGTCGTCATGATCGGGCCGCATGCCAAGGTCGACCCCGCCACGTTTCCGCGCCGGCCGAACCTCCACTGGATCGGCCCGCGCGACTACGCGCAGCTTCCCGCCCTGACGAAGGGTTTCTCGGTCGCGCTGATGCCCTTCGCCCTCAACGCGGCCACCGAGTACATCAACCCGACCAAGGCCCTCGAATACATTGCCGCCGGCCGTCCCGTGGTCTCGACCGCCCTCGACGAGGTCCGCCTCAACTTCGGTCGCGTCGCCCGCATCGCGTCGTCCCGCGCCGAGTTCATTGCCCTCTGCGCTGCCGAGGTGGCCTCGCCCTCCCGGGCCCGCATCGCGCGCGGCCGCAAGCTGGCCGCCGACAACACCTGGGACGCGATCGCCGCCCGCATGCAGGCGCTCATCGAGCCGGTGCTCGCCGCCGAGGACGCCACCGCCGCCGCCACCGATCAAACCCTTCCCACCTCCGCCCTCCCGAACCTCGCCTATGTTTGA
- the glf gene encoding UDP-galactopyranose mutase yields MFDYLIVGAGFAGSVLAERLARGMNKRVLLIDRRNHIGGNAYDCYDAHGLLIHQYGPHIFHTNSEEIFRYLSRFTSWRQYQHRVRACVDGQLVPIPINLDTLNSLYGLGLTPAAMKDYLASVAEKRDTIKTSEDVVVSSVGRELYEKFFRGYTRKQWGLDPAELDAQVTARVPVRFNRDDRYFTDTYQAMPARGFTRMFENMLDHENIRILLQADYREVAQEVEYGELIFTGPIDEYFDYQYGPLPYRSLEFKHETHHRPVFQAAPVVNYPNEYAYTRITEFKYLTGQEHPLTSIVYEFPQAEGDPYYPIPRPDNAALYRQYHALAEATPEVHFVGRLATYRYYNMDQVVGQALTLFNKLSGQKRPARAVALA; encoded by the coding sequence ATGTTTGATTACCTCATCGTCGGCGCCGGCTTCGCCGGCAGCGTGCTGGCCGAACGGCTCGCCCGCGGGATGAACAAGCGCGTCCTCCTCATCGATCGGCGCAATCACATCGGGGGCAACGCCTACGACTGCTACGACGCGCACGGCCTGCTGATCCACCAGTACGGCCCGCACATCTTCCACACCAACTCCGAGGAGATCTTCCGGTACCTCTCGCGCTTTACCAGCTGGCGCCAGTACCAGCACCGGGTTCGCGCCTGCGTCGACGGCCAACTGGTCCCCATCCCGATCAACCTCGACACCCTCAACTCGCTCTACGGTCTCGGGCTCACGCCCGCCGCCATGAAGGACTATCTCGCCTCCGTCGCGGAGAAGCGGGACACCATCAAGACCTCCGAGGACGTCGTCGTCTCGTCCGTCGGCCGGGAGCTCTACGAGAAGTTCTTCCGCGGCTACACGCGCAAGCAGTGGGGACTCGATCCGGCCGAACTCGACGCCCAGGTCACCGCGCGGGTCCCGGTCCGTTTCAACCGAGACGACCGCTACTTCACCGACACCTACCAGGCGATGCCCGCCCGGGGGTTCACCCGCATGTTCGAGAACATGCTCGACCATGAGAACATCCGAATCCTGCTCCAGGCCGACTACCGCGAGGTCGCGCAGGAGGTCGAGTACGGCGAGCTGATCTTCACCGGGCCCATCGACGAGTACTTCGATTACCAATACGGCCCGCTGCCATACCGCTCGCTCGAGTTCAAACACGAGACGCACCACCGGCCGGTGTTCCAAGCCGCGCCTGTCGTCAACTACCCCAACGAGTACGCCTACACCCGCATCACCGAGTTCAAGTACCTGACCGGCCAGGAGCACCCGCTCACGAGCATCGTGTACGAGTTTCCGCAGGCCGAGGGCGATCCGTATTACCCGATCCCGCGGCCCGACAACGCGGCGCTCTACCGCCAGTACCACGCCCTCGCCGAGGCCACCCCCGAGGTGCACTTCGTCGGCCGCCTCGCGACCTACCGCTACTACAACATGGACCAGGTCGTCGGTCAGGCCCTCACGTTGTTCAACAAGCTCAGCGGGCAGAAGCGTCCCGCCCGCGCGGTCGCGCTCGCCTGA
- a CDS encoding sugar-binding domain-containing protein — MFPCASIPRPEHPRPDRQRGQVEGVDWLNLNGHWQFRFDLHRRGVEEHWFDPAGPDWREQIVVPFCWESLAAWGEGDTAGDETYFSPRVFVNPLEVSKDNHRSAPRYEVGWYRRTIAIPDTAPWRRKRAIMTVGAADFFTDVWCNGVHLCHHEGGYVPIEVDLTDALRPAGPDGTRQGVVVIRVEDPMDNREQPVGKQWGWYTTTSGIWQTVFVEPRHESHISHFRILPDIDAGRASFEVFCAHTADDMSVVIDIVPPDAPPHRITLKLYADVATGVAEVDPVTLWDPSSPQLYRVIFRLVNDDSEFDVIHGYFGMRKISTAPSTDANAPAMLCLNNKPIYLRGALYQSYHCDGIYTATDARTLRNDIAFAREAGFDFLRVHIKLDDPILLYYADSLGILLMQDFPNFGEGGDTPLGRRRFEEMMRAGIQRDFNHPSIIAWCLFNETWGFGGQTELMKLIGPDAGKNPSAQAVKDKLANQTSFQWVHRMWEIAKTIDGTRLIEDMSVVVWEHLTAYGHVDTDINSWHFYIDDYDRARSHIANVVSRSYRGSSFNYIEGFQQQNAPLINSEYGGIGALDGNRDASWSFKFLTNELRRHPQLSAYIYTELTDVEWEYNGMLTYDRTPKEFGYHPTLVNQGDVLPIDAAPIRRQDPGAPVTVDVYSSHFSRRRRDNIVLQWLYSGVDTLGTVHSTLARGRAAIDFTHHRVELAQQIPLITPNEPMLCTLSVAAVTPAGEPVASNFIQHFVSSGPAPAREERGDTLVLRAGTHAWAAGEWSDGGCSREEAERLGYCFGRGAGFFEWVLADEALREIGRARRVRLLCEVSARREGTQQTSAHKHPSAFELHVNDLCVHRGVLPDHPHDTRGSLSYLRGGLGSYGYLMRVTLEDSALERAAAECATTGQLRFRCLVPIEAAPRGGLTVYGYDTGRFPIPPTVVVEWARE; from the coding sequence ATGTTTCCCTGCGCCTCGATCCCGCGCCCCGAACACCCGCGTCCCGATCGCCAGCGCGGCCAGGTGGAGGGCGTCGACTGGCTGAACCTCAACGGCCACTGGCAGTTTCGCTTCGACCTCCACCGGCGCGGGGTCGAGGAGCACTGGTTCGATCCGGCCGGGCCGGACTGGCGCGAACAGATCGTCGTCCCGTTCTGCTGGGAATCCCTCGCCGCCTGGGGCGAGGGCGACACCGCCGGCGACGAGACCTACTTCTCCCCACGGGTCTTCGTGAACCCGCTCGAGGTTTCGAAGGACAACCACCGTTCCGCTCCCCGCTACGAGGTTGGCTGGTACCGGCGCACCATCGCGATCCCCGACACCGCGCCCTGGCGCCGCAAGCGCGCGATCATGACCGTCGGGGCCGCCGACTTCTTCACCGATGTCTGGTGCAACGGCGTGCACCTCTGCCACCACGAGGGCGGCTATGTGCCGATCGAGGTCGACCTCACCGACGCGCTCCGCCCCGCCGGGCCCGACGGCACCCGCCAGGGCGTGGTCGTCATCCGCGTCGAGGACCCGATGGACAACCGCGAGCAGCCGGTGGGCAAGCAGTGGGGCTGGTACACGACCACGAGCGGCATCTGGCAGACGGTGTTCGTCGAGCCCCGCCACGAGTCGCACATCAGCCACTTTCGCATCCTGCCCGACATCGACGCCGGGCGCGCCAGCTTCGAGGTTTTCTGCGCGCACACCGCCGACGACATGAGCGTCGTCATCGACATCGTTCCACCCGACGCGCCCCCGCACCGCATCACGCTCAAGCTCTATGCCGACGTTGCCACGGGCGTGGCCGAGGTCGATCCCGTCACCCTCTGGGACCCGAGCAGCCCGCAGCTCTACCGCGTGATCTTCCGGCTCGTGAACGACGACAGCGAGTTCGACGTCATCCACGGCTATTTTGGGATGCGCAAGATCAGCACCGCGCCGTCCACCGATGCCAACGCCCCGGCCATGCTGTGCCTGAACAACAAGCCCATCTACCTCCGGGGCGCGCTGTATCAGTCGTACCATTGCGACGGCATCTACACCGCCACCGACGCCCGCACGCTGCGCAACGACATCGCCTTCGCCCGCGAGGCGGGCTTCGACTTCCTGCGCGTCCACATCAAACTCGATGACCCCATCCTGCTCTACTACGCCGACAGCCTCGGCATCCTCCTCATGCAGGATTTTCCGAACTTCGGCGAAGGCGGCGACACCCCGCTGGGCCGCCGGCGGTTCGAGGAGATGATGCGCGCCGGCATCCAGCGCGACTTCAATCACCCGTCGATCATCGCGTGGTGCCTGTTCAACGAGACCTGGGGCTTCGGCGGGCAGACTGAGCTGATGAAGCTCATCGGGCCCGACGCCGGGAAGAACCCCAGCGCCCAGGCGGTGAAGGACAAGCTCGCCAACCAGACCTCCTTCCAGTGGGTCCACCGCATGTGGGAGATCGCCAAGACCATCGATGGCACCCGCCTCATCGAGGACATGAGCGTGGTCGTGTGGGAGCACCTCACCGCCTACGGTCACGTCGACACCGACATCAACTCCTGGCACTTCTACATCGACGACTACGACCGCGCCCGCTCGCACATCGCGAACGTCGTCTCCCGCTCCTACCGCGGCTCGAGTTTCAACTACATCGAGGGCTTCCAGCAGCAGAACGCCCCGCTCATCAACAGCGAGTACGGCGGCATCGGCGCCCTTGACGGCAACCGCGACGCGTCCTGGTCCTTCAAGTTTCTCACCAACGAGCTCCGCCGCCACCCCCAGCTCTCCGCCTACATCTACACCGAGCTCACCGACGTGGAGTGGGAGTACAACGGCATGCTCACCTACGATCGCACGCCGAAGGAGTTCGGTTACCACCCGACGCTCGTGAACCAGGGCGACGTGCTCCCGATCGACGCCGCCCCCATCCGGCGCCAGGACCCCGGCGCGCCGGTCACGGTGGACGTGTATTCCTCCCACTTTTCCCGCCGGCGCCGCGACAACATCGTCCTGCAGTGGCTCTACTCGGGCGTCGACACCCTCGGCACCGTGCACTCCACGCTCGCCCGCGGCCGTGCGGCCATCGACTTCACGCATCATCGCGTGGAGCTGGCCCAGCAGATTCCCCTCATCACGCCCAACGAGCCGATGCTTTGCACTCTCTCCGTCGCCGCCGTCACGCCCGCCGGCGAACCGGTCGCCTCCAACTTCATCCAGCACTTTGTCTCATCCGGCCCCGCCCCAGCCCGGGAGGAGCGCGGCGACACCCTCGTCCTGCGCGCCGGCACCCACGCCTGGGCCGCGGGCGAGTGGTCCGACGGCGGCTGCTCGCGCGAGGAGGCGGAGCGGCTCGGGTATTGTTTCGGCCGCGGCGCCGGGTTCTTCGAATGGGTTCTCGCCGACGAGGCGCTGCGCGAGATCGGACGCGCTCGCCGCGTGCGGTTGTTGTGCGAGGTCTCGGCGCGCCGCGAGGGCACCCAGCAGACCAGCGCGCACAAGCACCCGAGCGCCTTCGAACTGCATGTGAACGACCTTTGCGTCCACCGCGGCGTGCTGCCGGATCACCCCCACGACACTCGCGGCTCGCTCAGCTACCTCCGCGGCGGGCTCGGCTCGTACGGCTACCTCATGCGGGTCACGCTCGAGGACTCGGCGCTGGAACGGGCCGCGGCGGAGTGCGCCACCACCGGGCAGCTTCGTTTCCGTTGCCTGGTGCCGATCGAGGCCGCACCTCGCGGCGGGCTCACGGTTTACGGATACGACACCGGACGTTTTCCCATCCCGCCAACCGTGGTCGTCGAGTGGGCCCGAGAATAG